Proteins from a genomic interval of Pectinophora gossypiella chromosome 4, ilPecGoss1.1, whole genome shotgun sequence:
- the LOC126366127 gene encoding zeta-sarcoglycan-like, whose translation METHSLGRTRQTPAARNHIVYTDHKGRKIPYADKITPEPILNNNTARDTKAESIRNSYNSQFKVGIYGWRKKCLYILVMSLMLMMIINLALTLWVLKVLDFNSEGMGQLRIVPGGLQLLGQALVLDSLFTSSIKSRRGQPISIESSRNFSVSTRDSHGMLQSRLFLGHDRLEVNAGRLEVRDSRGALILGAGQDSVTVGADTLVVASPAGATFHTAAQTPLVRAPPSKQLVLESPTRSLDMHAAQSIALESRAGDISASCLSTFRLKSTAGAIRLDAPSIYMPKLKSALPLPPSTPHSHDPHHQNIYQLCACANGKLFLAPPHGACAAREESLICR comes from the exons GATTCCATACGCAGACAAAATAACTCCGGAGCCAATCCTGAACAACAACACAGCCAGGGACACAAAGGCGGAATCGATCAGAAATAGTTACAACAGTCAGTTCAAAGTCGGCATCTATGGTTGGAGGAAGAAATGTCTCTATATCCTCGTCATGTCTCTCATGCTTATGATGATTATCAACTTGGCGCTGACCTTATGGGTTCTCAAGGTTTTGGATTTCAATTCG GAGGGCATGGGTCAGCTGCGTATAGTGCCGGGTGGGCTGCAGCTGCTGGGGCAGGCGCTGGTGCTGGACTCCTTGTTTACATCCAGCATCAAGTCTCGCCGCGGACAACCCATTTCCATAGAGTCTTCTAGAAACTTCTCCGTTTCCACCCGAGACTCGCATGGGATGTTACAAAGTAGATTATTTCTAG GTCATGATCGCCTGGAGGTGAACGCAGGGCGGTTAGAAGTGCGCGACTCGCGGGGAGCCCTGATCCTGGGGGCAGGGCAGGACTCTGTGACGGTGGGGGCCGACACTCTGGTTGTGGCCAGCCCTGCTGGGGCCACATTCCACACTGCGGCCCAGACGCCCCTCGTTAGGGCACCGCCTTCCAAACAATTAGT TTTGGAGTCTCCGACGCGGTCACTGGATATGCACGCGGCGCAGAGTATAGCACTGGAGTCGCGAGCCGGAGACATCAGTGCTAGCTGCCTCTCCACCTTCAGATTGAAGTCCACCGCTGGAGCG ATTCGCCTAGACGCACCGAGCATATACATGCCGAAACTGAAGTCAGCGCTGCCGCTGCCCCCCTCAACACCGCACTCGCACGACCCCCACCACCAGAACATCTACCAGTTATGCGCTTGCGCGAACGGGAAGCTGTTCCTCGCCCCGCCGCACGGCGCGTGCGCCGCCAGAGAGGAGAGCCTCATCTGTCgatga